ATGTAATTGGAATGGAGGACCCTTGGCGTTACCGAAATAAAGTCCAAATTCCTGTAGGTGCCAAGGACGGAGAAATCGTAACAGGATTTTATCAAAAAAAGTCTCATCGAATTATAGATATGGATACATGTCCCATTACGGATGAGCAAAATGATCGTATGGTGGAAGCTGTTAGAAGACTGGCCGAGGACGTAGGGATTGAACCTTATGATGAAGAAACCCATAAAGGGACACTCCGTCACATTATGGTACGAAACGGCAAAGAAACGAATGATTTAATGGTTGTACTCGTAACGAGAACCGAAAAATTGCCTTATAAAGAGAAGATTGTCGCTGATTTGCGTAAAGCCTTTCCGAATGTGAAATCAATTTTGCAAAATGTAAACACAAAAAAAACCAATGTCATATTAGGAAATAAAAACATTACACTATGGGGAGAAGACCATATTTATGACATGATTGGTGATATTAAATTTAAAATCTCTGCTAAATCATTTTATCAAGTAAATCCGGTCCAAACGAAGAAGTTATATGACAAAGCATTAGAATATGCGAATTTAACTGGGAGTGAAACAGTTATTGATGCCTACTGTGGGATTGGTACAATTTCTCTCTTCCTAGCCCAAAAAGCGAAAAAGGTATATGGGGTTGAAGTCGTACCTGAAGCGATTACAGATGCGAAAGTGAATGCACAACTTAACAAAATTGATAATGCCGAATTTTTCGTTGGACAAGCTGAAAAGGTGATGGACTGGTGGAAAGCACAAGGCCTGAGACCTGATGTCATTGTCGTGGACCCTCCTCGTAAAGGGTGTGACGAAACATTGTTACGAGCTATGATTGAAATGAAACCGAAACGAATTGTGTATGTTTCATGTAATCCTTCTACCTTAGCTCGTGACATCAACATCTTAAAAGAAGGTAGTTACGAAATGAAAGAAGTACAACCTGTAGATATGTTTCCGCAGACTACACACGTTGAAGCAGTTGCGCAGTTAGTATTAAAAGAAGAATCAGCGGATTCCATGTAAGGGATTCTGCTGTTTTTTTGTGCAATATTGGATATGCAAACAACATTTTGAAGGCATGGGGACTATTCTGTTAATGATCTAAGGACGACAACAGAATAGTCCC
Above is a window of Salirhabdus salicampi DNA encoding:
- the rlmD gene encoding 23S rRNA (uracil(1939)-C(5))-methyltransferase RlmD encodes the protein MTKVKPPVSKNETIELTFEDLTHEGSGVGKVNGYPLFVPYALPGETAKVKVIKVKKNFGFGKLIEIQEKNEDRIEPPCDVFYQCGGCQIQHMSYNMQLQMKQKQVRDNLRKIAHLDNVPVRNVIGMEDPWRYRNKVQIPVGAKDGEIVTGFYQKKSHRIIDMDTCPITDEQNDRMVEAVRRLAEDVGIEPYDEETHKGTLRHIMVRNGKETNDLMVVLVTRTEKLPYKEKIVADLRKAFPNVKSILQNVNTKKTNVILGNKNITLWGEDHIYDMIGDIKFKISAKSFYQVNPVQTKKLYDKALEYANLTGSETVIDAYCGIGTISLFLAQKAKKVYGVEVVPEAITDAKVNAQLNKIDNAEFFVGQAEKVMDWWKAQGLRPDVIVVDPPRKGCDETLLRAMIEMKPKRIVYVSCNPSTLARDINILKEGSYEMKEVQPVDMFPQTTHVEAVAQLVLKEESADSM